From Granulicella sp. WH15, the proteins below share one genomic window:
- a CDS encoding ABC transporter ATP-binding protein, whose amino-acid sequence MISVSGLRKSIRNGSRTVDILKGIDFEIARGQFAAIMGSSGSGKSTLLGLLAGLDTPSAGEVSLNGVAISYLAEDKLAQVRGRTIGFVFQSYQLIPTLTALENVLLPYELNSDASKPDGLQRARALLESVGLGDRMDHYPVQLSGGEQQRVALARAFVLRPPIVLADEPTGNLDSVNGAAVLELLLNLNKTEGTTLVLVTHDPVLATYADRRIVLKDGLVLSDELNING is encoded by the coding sequence ATGATCTCGGTCAGTGGACTGCGCAAATCGATTCGGAACGGCAGCCGTACGGTCGACATCCTGAAGGGGATCGACTTCGAGATCGCGCGCGGACAGTTCGCGGCGATCATGGGTTCTTCGGGTTCGGGTAAATCGACGCTGCTGGGGCTGCTGGCGGGGTTGGATACGCCCTCGGCGGGCGAGGTGAGCCTGAATGGAGTTGCAATTTCCTATCTCGCCGAGGACAAGCTGGCGCAGGTGCGTGGGCGTACCATCGGGTTTGTCTTTCAGTCGTATCAACTGATCCCTACACTGACGGCGCTCGAGAATGTGCTGCTGCCGTATGAGCTGAACTCCGATGCGAGCAAGCCGGATGGATTGCAGCGGGCGCGGGCGCTGCTGGAGTCGGTGGGGCTGGGAGACCGGATGGATCACTACCCGGTGCAGCTCTCGGGTGGCGAGCAGCAGCGGGTGGCGCTGGCGCGGGCTTTCGTGCTGCGGCCTCCAATTGTGCTGGCCGATGAGCCGACGGGCAATCTGGACTCGGTGAACGGGGCTGCGGTGCTGGAGCTGCTGCTGAATCTGAACAAGACCGAAGGCACGACGCTGGTGCTGGTGACGCACGACCCGGTGCTGGCTACCTATGCGGATCGGCGGATTGTGTTGAAGGATGGCTTAGTGCTGTCAGACGAGCTGAATATTAATGGCTAG
- a CDS encoding arylesterase, with the protein MRNLVVCLILAVATPCLTGCKTDAAATHAVAQQALDAPQPASMPADSRPLLVCFGDSLTAGYGADEGASYPDFLQKYLDQLGYQYHVVNEGISGNTTKDGVDRLPGVIAMKPQIVVLEFGGNDGLRGLKIETSKTNLATMIDGLKSSGAKVALAGITLPPDYGPDYVKTFTANYPALAKQYSVPLLPFLLRNVYGVPGMMQADRTHATAKGNEIVARNVLGLVKPMLKK; encoded by the coding sequence ATGCGGAACCTCGTCGTCTGTCTCATTCTAGCTGTTGCCACTCCCTGCCTCACCGGCTGCAAAACCGACGCTGCGGCCACCCATGCTGTAGCGCAACAGGCATTGGATGCGCCACAACCGGCTTCGATGCCAGCCGATTCGCGCCCGCTCCTCGTCTGCTTCGGCGACAGCCTCACCGCGGGCTACGGCGCGGACGAGGGCGCGAGCTACCCGGACTTCCTCCAGAAGTACCTCGACCAGCTCGGCTATCAGTACCACGTCGTCAACGAGGGCATCAGCGGCAACACGACCAAGGACGGCGTGGACCGCCTGCCCGGTGTCATCGCGATGAAGCCGCAGATCGTCGTGCTCGAGTTCGGCGGCAACGACGGGCTGCGCGGCCTCAAGATCGAGACCAGCAAAACCAACCTCGCCACCATGATCGACGGCCTCAAATCCTCGGGAGCCAAGGTCGCGCTCGCGGGCATCACGCTGCCACCGGACTACGGTCCCGACTACGTAAAAACCTTCACCGCGAACTATCCCGCGCTGGCAAAGCAATACAGCGTTCCACTGCTGCCGTTCCTGCTGCGAAACGTCTACGGCGTCCCCGGCATGATGCAGGCCGACCGCACCCACGCCACCGCCAAGGGCAACGAGATCGTCGCACGCAACGTACTCGGGCTAGTCAAGCCCATGCTGAAGAAGTAA
- the truB gene encoding tRNA pseudouridine(55) synthase TruB — translation MNGLLVLDKPSGMTSHDVVSLVRRATGESSIGHLGTLDPMATGVLPLLVGKYTRLAQFFGQAEKVYTGHIRFGFATDSYDADGTPSTEPKPLTASLEELRHMAEVFHGAIDQVPPIFSAKKLGGVPAHKLARAGLPVPVKPARIFIHEFHLVSLDAEQQVAAFEMRVSAGGYVRSVAHELGVLAGCGAHLSSLRRTRAGAFSLDQAITVDQLKQASTDGTIETLLPHPRTLIPEMPSVTVDEQIAGRLRNGMQVNLPEFSQASLVKVFTSPTELLAIAKRIAGTLMQPIVVIG, via the coding sequence ATGAATGGTCTTCTTGTTTTGGATAAGCCGAGCGGTATGACGTCGCACGATGTGGTCTCGCTGGTGCGGCGCGCTACCGGCGAAAGCTCTATTGGTCATCTGGGCACGCTGGACCCGATGGCGACCGGAGTGTTGCCGTTGCTGGTCGGCAAGTACACGCGCCTGGCGCAGTTCTTCGGGCAGGCGGAGAAGGTGTACACCGGTCACATTCGCTTTGGCTTTGCGACCGATAGTTACGACGCGGACGGCACGCCGAGTACGGAACCGAAGCCGCTGACGGCTTCGCTCGAAGAGCTGCGGCACATGGCCGAGGTCTTTCACGGGGCGATCGATCAGGTGCCTCCGATCTTCTCGGCTAAGAAGCTGGGCGGCGTGCCCGCGCACAAGCTGGCGCGCGCGGGATTGCCGGTGCCGGTGAAGCCTGCCCGCATCTTCATCCACGAGTTTCATCTGGTCTCGCTCGACGCGGAGCAGCAGGTGGCGGCCTTCGAGATGCGTGTCTCGGCGGGTGGTTATGTCCGCTCGGTGGCGCATGAACTGGGCGTGCTGGCTGGATGTGGCGCGCATCTGTCTTCGCTGCGCCGTACGCGGGCTGGAGCGTTCTCGCTCGATCAGGCCATCACCGTCGATCAGCTCAAGCAGGCTTCGACCGATGGCACGATTGAGACGCTGCTGCCGCATCCGCGCACGTTGATCCCGGAGATGCCGTCGGTGACGGTGGATGAGCAGATTGCGGGGCGTCTGCGCAATGGGATGCAGGTCAACCTGCCGGAGTTCTCGCAGGCCTCGCTGGTGAAGGTGTTTACGAGTCCGACGGAGCTGCTGGCCATCGCCAAGCGCATCGCGGGCACGTTGATGCAGCCGATTGTGGTGATCGGCTAG